One part of the Candidatus Eisenbacteria bacterium genome encodes these proteins:
- the asnB gene encoding asparagine synthase (glutamine-hydrolyzing): MCGIAGYVSHALGEDAARVRRWGDKLAHRGPDDRGIGVLGPSGFRVGQDLESITPESSTVLWNWRLAIIDLSKAGWQPMRSADGRHWIVYNGEVYNYRELRAELESLGCTFHSQTDTEVALQAFRCWGVDSFPRLVGMYAFAILDLESRRLVLARDPFGIKPLHYAAWPGGFAFASEQKALLDLPQVSRRVDAQSVYDYLRFGLTDHGPSTMLEGIRSCPPAHWMEVGLETATPSRPTRYWAPEPERRFSGSMTQAADQLRELFLDSVRLHLRSDVPVGAALSGGIDSSAIVCAMRHLEPDLELHAFGYVTDDPVVGEERWLDLAVTAARATVHKTRACASDLVADLDRLLWAQDEPFGSTSIYAQYRVFRLAAEHGIKVMLDGQGADELLGGYHGLVAARLASLVRQRRIDEALRFAWRASRTPGRRGLALWAGEFLVPGGLQAPLRALVGQELVPRWMNRDWFAAHEVRAAPSKYASRSSPEVLREQMLRLLTRTNLPMLLRYEDRNSMAHSIESRVPFLTTTLADFMLSLPEEYLIDAGGRTKAVFRRAMRGLVPDAILERRDKIGFATPEHEWMIELGPQVERWLSGEAAARMPALHFEALRSEWRAFQARRTRRDFRVWRWINLIEWAARTGAEFS, translated from the coding sequence ATGTGCGGGATCGCGGGATACGTCAGTCATGCGCTCGGGGAGGACGCCGCCAGGGTTCGCCGCTGGGGCGACAAGCTCGCGCACCGCGGACCCGACGATCGTGGCATCGGGGTTCTGGGTCCTTCCGGCTTCCGCGTCGGACAGGATCTCGAATCGATCACGCCCGAGAGCTCGACGGTCTTGTGGAACTGGCGGCTCGCGATCATCGATCTGTCCAAGGCGGGCTGGCAGCCGATGCGGAGCGCCGATGGGCGCCACTGGATCGTCTACAACGGAGAGGTCTACAACTATCGCGAGCTGCGCGCGGAGCTCGAGTCGCTCGGCTGCACGTTTCACTCGCAGACCGACACCGAGGTCGCGCTCCAGGCATTTCGCTGCTGGGGCGTCGATTCATTCCCCCGGCTCGTCGGCATGTACGCCTTCGCCATTCTCGACCTCGAGTCGCGACGTCTGGTGCTGGCGCGCGATCCCTTCGGGATCAAACCGCTCCACTATGCCGCATGGCCGGGAGGTTTTGCCTTCGCATCCGAGCAGAAGGCGCTGCTCGACCTTCCGCAGGTCTCCCGGCGCGTCGACGCGCAATCGGTCTATGACTATCTGAGGTTCGGGCTCACCGATCACGGGCCCTCGACCATGCTCGAGGGCATCCGTTCCTGTCCGCCCGCGCACTGGATGGAGGTCGGGCTCGAGACCGCGACCCCATCGCGCCCGACCCGCTACTGGGCGCCCGAGCCGGAGCGGCGCTTCTCGGGTTCCATGACTCAGGCGGCCGATCAGCTGCGCGAGCTGTTCCTCGACAGCGTGCGCCTGCACCTGCGCAGCGACGTGCCGGTCGGGGCCGCGCTCTCGGGCGGCATCGACTCGAGCGCCATCGTCTGCGCGATGCGACACCTGGAGCCTGATCTCGAGCTGCACGCGTTCGGGTACGTCACCGACGACCCGGTGGTCGGCGAAGAGCGGTGGCTCGACCTGGCGGTCACGGCCGCGCGCGCGACCGTGCACAAGACGCGCGCTTGCGCGAGCGATCTGGTCGCCGACCTCGACCGCCTCTTGTGGGCGCAGGACGAGCCGTTCGGCAGCACCAGCATCTATGCCCAGTACCGGGTCTTCCGATTGGCGGCCGAGCACGGGATCAAAGTGATGCTCGACGGGCAGGGCGCCGACGAGCTGTTGGGCGGGTACCACGGTCTGGTGGCCGCGCGCCTGGCTTCGCTGGTCCGCCAGCGGCGGATCGACGAAGCGTTGCGCTTCGCCTGGCGTGCGTCGCGGACCCCGGGCCGGAGGGGGCTCGCGCTGTGGGCCGGCGAGTTCCTGGTCCCTGGAGGGCTGCAGGCGCCGCTTCGCGCGCTGGTCGGTCAGGAGCTCGTGCCGCGCTGGATGAACCGCGACTGGTTCGCCGCCCATGAGGTTCGAGCCGCTCCATCCAAGTACGCGTCCCGGAGCTCGCCGGAAGTCCTGCGCGAGCAGATGCTCCGGCTGCTGACCCGCACCAACCTGCCGATGCTGCTGCGCTACGAGGATCGCAACTCGATGGCGCACTCGATCGAGAGCCGCGTGCCGTTCCTGACCACGACGCTCGCCGATTTCATGCTGTCGCTTCCCGAGGAGTACCTGATCGACGCCGGGGGACGAACGAAGGCCGTGTTCCGCCGGGCCATGCGCGGACTGGTTCCGGACGCGATCCTGGAACGCCGGGACAAGATCGGATTCGCGACGCCGGAGCACGAATGGATGATCGAGCTCGGCCCGCAGGTGGAGCGCTGGCTGAGCGGCGAGGCGGCCGCGCGCATGCCGGCGCTCCACTTCGAGGCGCTGCGGTCCGAGTGGCGCGCCTTCCAGGCGCGGCGAACGCGCCGCGATTTTCGCGTCTGGCGCTGGATCAATCTGATCGAGTGGGCGGCGCGCACCGGCGCCGAGTTCTCGTGA
- a CDS encoding glycosyltransferase family 4 protein yields MSGDTVTVAHVTSVHDAHDVRIFHKECRSLAEAGYDLVLIAPHDHDETLNGVRIRAVAAPASRFERVVRTTPQVALEALRWRARVVHLHDPELLPWGLLLKLCGRKVIYDAHENLPKDIRTKHYLPTWLRSAFAFAADAIERAFCACFDGVVTVTPGIAERFSERRTVVVRNYPRLEEFTGADSRPHAQRRPIAVYLGGLSEIRGAREMVRAIGRVHGDLGAELWLAGRFDPPRLEAALASDPGWAHTVRLGWQTREQVRAALEEARVGLLVLHPAPNHLDSLPIKLFEYMGAGLPVVASDFPAWRAVLGEGGLYVDPLDADAIAGAVEWLLTHPEEGERMGRVGRAAVAGELHWEHEARTLLRLYERVAGPAGGDGR; encoded by the coding sequence GTGAGCGGCGACACGGTGACCGTGGCTCATGTGACCTCGGTCCACGACGCTCACGACGTGCGTATCTTCCACAAGGAGTGCCGCTCGCTGGCGGAGGCGGGCTACGACCTCGTGCTGATCGCCCCGCACGACCACGACGAGACCCTGAACGGCGTGAGAATCCGAGCGGTCGCCGCACCGGCCAGCCGCTTCGAGCGCGTGGTGCGCACCACGCCGCAGGTGGCCCTCGAAGCACTGCGGTGGCGCGCCCGGGTCGTCCATCTGCACGATCCCGAGCTCTTGCCCTGGGGGCTCCTGCTCAAGCTCTGTGGCCGGAAGGTGATCTACGACGCCCACGAGAACCTCCCCAAGGACATACGCACCAAGCACTATCTCCCGACCTGGCTGCGGAGTGCGTTCGCCTTTGCGGCGGACGCCATCGAGCGGGCGTTCTGCGCATGCTTCGACGGCGTCGTCACGGTCACGCCGGGAATCGCCGAGCGTTTCTCCGAGCGCCGGACCGTGGTGGTGCGGAACTATCCGCGGCTCGAGGAGTTCACCGGGGCCGACTCCCGGCCTCACGCGCAGCGCCGTCCGATCGCGGTCTATCTCGGGGGTCTCAGCGAGATCCGCGGCGCGCGCGAGATGGTGCGCGCGATCGGACGGGTCCATGGCGACCTCGGCGCCGAGCTTTGGCTGGCCGGCCGATTCGATCCGCCGCGGCTGGAAGCGGCGCTCGCGTCGGATCCGGGCTGGGCTCACACCGTGCGCCTCGGATGGCAGACGCGTGAGCAGGTCCGCGCGGCGCTCGAGGAGGCGCGCGTCGGGCTCCTGGTGCTGCATCCGGCGCCGAATCACCTCGACTCGCTGCCCATCAAGCTGTTCGAGTACATGGGCGCCGGGCTCCCCGTGGTGGCGTCGGATTTTCCCGCATGGCGCGCCGTTCTGGGGGAGGGGGGCCTTTACGTGGATCCGCTCGATGCCGACGCGATCGCCGGCGCCGTCGAGTGGCTGCTCACCCATCCCGAAGAAGGAGAGCGCATGGGGCGCGTCGGTCGAGCCGCGGTAGCCGGCGAGCTCCATTGGGAGCACGAGGCGCGTACGCTCCTCCGGCTCTACGAGCGGGTCGCGGGCCCTGCGGGCGGAGACGGCCGATGA
- a CDS encoding glycosyltransferase family 4 protein — protein MKVVLVCQMFPPESAAGALRTGAMADAFARAFDLRIVTVEPSYPDPGLFERASWQSADRARGVPVVRAAAFKPHDASLPRRALREIGMSLGLIRRVGAADVLVVSTPSMFLAPLGFLKARAAHARFVWDVRDLTWRYAQESVPSTGLKRRLLGQLERVMLAVMRRADLVVAATPGLGQVLLEQGVPPERMVTIPNGVARSVLERWTAAEPRSTGARPRVTYVGLMGYNHGIGILLDVARLLPEMDVVLVGDGPERPRIEERLRREPVSNLTLAGYVTDPAELDRHYRASDVLVNHTQDAPILNRIVNPAKMFEYFATGRPVVYAGHGFAASFLGERDLAEIVPPNDPPALAAGIRRVLADPQRALERSARARRMIEAEFTREAQMEALVTEMKRRFAGAEAAQ, from the coding sequence ATGAAGGTCGTCCTCGTCTGCCAGATGTTCCCGCCCGAGAGCGCGGCGGGCGCGCTCCGGACGGGAGCGATGGCCGACGCGTTCGCCAGGGCCTTCGATCTGCGGATCGTCACCGTCGAGCCGAGCTATCCCGACCCCGGGCTCTTCGAGCGCGCGTCGTGGCAATCCGCCGATCGCGCGCGTGGAGTCCCGGTGGTCCGCGCCGCCGCGTTCAAGCCGCACGACGCTTCGCTTCCACGCCGCGCGCTGCGAGAGATCGGCATGAGCCTCGGCTTGATCCGCAGGGTCGGAGCCGCCGACGTGCTGGTCGTGAGCACGCCCAGCATGTTCCTGGCTCCGCTGGGGTTTCTGAAGGCGCGCGCGGCACACGCCCGCTTCGTGTGGGACGTCCGCGATCTGACCTGGCGCTACGCGCAGGAGAGCGTGCCCTCGACCGGGCTCAAGCGACGTCTCCTCGGGCAGCTCGAGCGGGTGATGCTCGCGGTGATGCGTCGCGCCGACCTGGTCGTCGCCGCCACGCCGGGACTCGGCCAGGTGCTGCTCGAGCAGGGCGTGCCGCCGGAGCGGATGGTCACCATTCCGAACGGCGTGGCGCGCTCGGTCCTGGAGCGCTGGACGGCGGCTGAGCCCCGTTCCACGGGCGCTCGTCCGCGCGTCACCTACGTGGGCTTGATGGGCTACAACCACGGCATCGGGATCCTGCTCGACGTCGCACGCCTGCTGCCGGAAATGGACGTGGTCCTGGTCGGCGATGGACCCGAGCGGCCGCGCATCGAGGAGCGGCTGCGGCGCGAGCCGGTCTCTAACCTCACGCTCGCCGGCTACGTCACCGACCCCGCCGAGCTCGATCGCCACTACCGGGCCAGCGACGTGCTCGTCAACCACACCCAGGACGCGCCCATCCTGAACCGCATCGTGAACCCGGCCAAGATGTTCGAGTACTTCGCCACGGGGCGGCCCGTCGTCTACGCCGGCCACGGATTCGCCGCGAGCTTCCTCGGCGAGCGCGATCTCGCGGAGATCGTGCCCCCGAACGATCCGCCCGCGCTGGCGGCGGGGATCCGGCGAGTGCTCGCCGACCCGCAACGAGCGCTGGAGCGGAGCGCGAGGGCGCGACGGATGATCGAGGCCGAGTTCACCCGCGAAGCGCAGATGGAAGCGCTCGTCACCGAGATGAAGCGGCGGTTCGCGGGAGCGGAGGCCGCTCAGTAA
- a CDS encoding undecaprenyl-phosphate glucose phosphotransferase: MLARHRQVFASGVFALDALLIASSWLGAYWLRFVALPAPLGVPALPFYLWFGAVITPIALLVLRTFKIYRSARTARLSQELLALVQGMLIVTALAALASYFTKGELSRGFLAVFSALATLALCGSRIVIRTVLRRLRRAGRNLRHTIIVGTGDLAASLIEKIHRHGDFGLELRGLVATHKGAVGSVVAGHPVLGVIADLPKIVEQHGIDIVYLTLSRQEWQSEEEALRLLADSTAAVRLVPDLRHAFRLNPSVEDFDGMPVVLVTDSPEQGWNAVLKRSFDLVFSVIGLVVLSPLLLLLALLVKLDSPGPVFYSQERVGLNGRRFRMIKFRSMRVDAEAQGAGWTTKDDPRRTRFGEVLRRLSLDELPQLWNVLVGDMSLVGPRPERPVYVDQFRASIPRYMLRHHVRAGLTGWAQVNGLRGDTPLERRIEYDLYYVKNWSLAFDVRIILMTFARVFRDASAY; encoded by the coding sequence ATGCTCGCTCGCCACCGACAGGTCTTCGCCTCGGGCGTCTTCGCGCTCGACGCGCTGCTCATCGCCAGCTCGTGGCTCGGCGCCTACTGGCTGCGTTTCGTGGCTCTTCCGGCGCCGCTCGGCGTTCCGGCGTTGCCGTTCTACCTGTGGTTCGGGGCGGTGATCACGCCGATCGCGCTGCTGGTCCTGCGAACGTTCAAGATCTATCGCTCGGCCCGCACGGCGAGGCTCTCGCAGGAGCTGCTGGCGCTGGTCCAGGGCATGCTGATCGTGACCGCGCTCGCGGCATTGGCGTCGTATTTCACGAAGGGCGAGCTGTCCCGCGGATTCCTGGCGGTGTTCAGTGCACTCGCCACGCTGGCCCTGTGCGGAAGCCGCATCGTGATCCGCACCGTGCTGCGCCGCCTGCGCCGCGCGGGCCGCAACTTGCGCCACACCATCATCGTGGGGACGGGCGACCTGGCCGCCTCGCTGATCGAGAAGATCCATCGGCACGGCGACTTCGGACTCGAGCTCAGGGGACTGGTCGCGACGCACAAAGGAGCGGTGGGCTCGGTCGTCGCAGGTCATCCGGTGCTGGGCGTGATCGCCGACCTGCCGAAGATCGTGGAGCAGCACGGCATCGACATCGTCTATCTGACCCTGTCGCGCCAGGAGTGGCAGTCCGAGGAGGAAGCGCTGCGTCTCCTCGCCGACAGCACGGCCGCGGTGCGGCTGGTCCCCGATCTGCGGCACGCCTTCCGCCTGAATCCCAGCGTCGAGGATTTCGATGGGATGCCCGTGGTGCTGGTGACCGACAGTCCGGAGCAGGGTTGGAACGCCGTCCTCAAGCGCAGCTTCGACCTGGTGTTCTCGGTGATCGGGCTGGTCGTGCTGTCTCCGCTCCTGCTGCTGCTGGCGCTGCTCGTGAAGCTCGACTCTCCGGGTCCGGTGTTCTACTCGCAGGAGCGCGTGGGCCTCAACGGGCGGCGCTTTCGCATGATCAAGTTCCGCAGCATGCGGGTGGACGCCGAGGCCCAGGGTGCCGGGTGGACCACCAAGGACGATCCGCGGCGCACCCGCTTCGGAGAGGTGTTGCGCCGCCTCTCGCTCGACGAGCTGCCGCAGCTCTGGAACGTGCTGGTCGGCGACATGAGCCTGGTGGGACCTCGCCCGGAGCGCCCGGTCTACGTGGATCAGTTCCGCGCCTCGATCCCGCGCTACATGCTGCGCCATCACGTGCGCGCGGGTCTGACCGGCTGGGCGCAGGTGAACGGCTTGCGAGGCGACACGCCGCTCGAGCGCCGCATCGAGTACGACCTCTATTACGTCAAGAACTGGTCGCTGGCGTTCGACGTGCGCATCATCCTGATGACGTTCGCGCGCGTCTTCCGCGACGCCAGCGCTTACTGA
- a CDS encoding alpha/beta fold hydrolase, whose product MAWLMIPTVISLAVSDALWPARPVSSSERAESELPRRPELGLTLEAQEGGGAKVARVRRGSAAERVGLVAGDVVLRIDGKALPDGRTLQDRLRTLLAGKTVSLETRHQGRVRTVRFELPPVPRETFQNAEVHYGHVTTDRGIRVRTIVTRPKGATGPLPAMMLVPWLSCDPVETPHGADDGWSHLLRGLAEKSGWVIMRVEKPGVGDSEGPDCSQNDLETDLGAYRAGLAALRRLPFVDSARIVLIGSSLGGALAPLLAREQPVAGLIVSGGFTKTWYEHMLEFERARLLWRDRPASEVNAAMTGFAQFYAAYLGERKSPGEVMKRRPDLAPLWYDEADGQFGRPASFYHQVARLNVEAAWSQITSPTLVLYGEYDWIMSRDDHERAAALVNAAHPGRATLVILPRTTHNLDRFDSRADAQAGRNGRFDEAVLQRILEWLDQSFR is encoded by the coding sequence ATGGCGTGGCTGATGATTCCCACCGTGATCTCTTTGGCGGTTTCCGATGCGCTCTGGCCCGCTCGGCCGGTCTCGTCCTCGGAGCGAGCGGAAAGCGAGCTACCCAGGCGGCCTGAGCTCGGACTCACCCTCGAAGCGCAGGAAGGGGGAGGGGCCAAAGTCGCGCGAGTGCGCCGCGGCTCCGCCGCGGAGCGCGTGGGTCTGGTCGCGGGGGACGTCGTGCTCCGGATCGACGGCAAAGCGCTTCCGGATGGCCGGACGCTGCAGGACCGGCTGCGGACGCTCCTGGCGGGCAAGACCGTGAGCCTCGAGACACGGCACCAGGGAAGAGTCCGCACGGTGCGCTTCGAGCTTCCCCCGGTTCCGCGGGAAACCTTCCAGAATGCCGAAGTCCACTATGGCCACGTCACGACCGACCGGGGCATTCGAGTGCGCACCATCGTGACGAGGCCAAAGGGAGCGACCGGCCCCCTGCCCGCGATGATGCTCGTGCCCTGGCTCTCGTGCGATCCGGTCGAGACGCCTCATGGCGCGGACGACGGCTGGTCGCATCTCTTGCGCGGGCTGGCCGAGAAGAGCGGCTGGGTCATCATGCGGGTCGAGAAGCCCGGTGTCGGCGACAGCGAGGGGCCCGACTGCTCGCAGAACGACCTCGAGACCGATCTCGGCGCCTACCGGGCGGGCCTCGCGGCGCTGCGCCGGCTGCCGTTCGTGGACTCCGCGCGCATCGTCCTCATCGGCTCGAGCCTGGGTGGAGCGCTGGCGCCGCTGCTCGCGCGAGAGCAGCCGGTGGCCGGACTGATCGTCTCCGGCGGATTCACCAAGACCTGGTACGAGCACATGCTCGAGTTCGAGCGCGCGCGGCTCCTGTGGCGGGACCGTCCCGCGAGCGAGGTGAACGCCGCGATGACCGGCTTCGCGCAGTTCTACGCCGCCTACCTGGGCGAGCGAAAGTCGCCGGGAGAAGTCATGAAGCGTCGGCCCGATCTCGCCCCGCTCTGGTACGACGAAGCCGACGGGCAATTCGGCCGTCCGGCATCGTTCTACCACCAGGTCGCGCGACTCAACGTCGAAGCGGCCTGGTCGCAGATCACCTCGCCCACGCTGGTGCTCTACGGCGAGTACGACTGGATCATGAGTCGCGACGACCATGAGCGTGCCGCGGCGCTGGTGAACGCCGCGCATCCCGGACGGGCCACGCTGGTCATCCTGCCGCGCACCACCCACAACCTCGACCGCTTCGATTCCCGCGCGGACGCGCAGGCGGGCCGCAATGGGCGGTTCGACGAGGCGGTGTTGCAGCGTATCCTGGAATGGCTCGACCAGAGCTTCCGCTAG
- a CDS encoding MerR family transcriptional regulator — protein sequence MFRIQDFSRLSGVSAKALRHYDRLGLLRPAAVDPRTRYRSYTAQQLVRLQRILAMRDLGFTLEEIATLLDEKLGPAGMRRRLLRQRAETEQRLTSESRRLTALEARLRELDRPGTRALDVVIRALPAQAVVTRRGRVSSLDDGARELFEAVEADAAALGIRAAGAPLLLYHDADYREREADIEAAVPVTSRLDSARTRSRRGSGAVVRVLPAVSSAACLVYSGPYEQLRKRLRGVRDWLAIQGLRMIAPWREAYLQFHASAAFELRLPPAYLTEEAKELVTEIQVPIVAPAAMDARDARWRSGKTG from the coding sequence GTGTTTCGCATCCAGGACTTCTCGAGGCTCTCCGGAGTCTCCGCCAAGGCGCTGCGCCACTACGATCGTCTCGGACTGCTGCGCCCCGCGGCGGTCGATCCCAGGACGCGGTACCGTTCCTACACGGCGCAGCAGCTGGTGCGTCTCCAGCGCATTCTCGCCATGCGCGATCTCGGGTTCACGCTCGAGGAGATCGCGACGCTGCTCGACGAGAAACTGGGGCCCGCGGGGATGCGGCGGCGTCTCCTTCGGCAGCGTGCGGAGACCGAGCAACGACTGACCTCCGAGAGCCGGCGGCTGACGGCGCTGGAGGCTCGGCTGCGCGAGCTGGATCGGCCCGGGACGCGGGCGCTCGACGTCGTGATCCGCGCGCTGCCCGCCCAGGCGGTCGTCACGCGGCGCGGGCGCGTGAGCTCGCTCGATGATGGCGCGCGCGAGCTCTTCGAGGCGGTCGAAGCCGATGCGGCGGCCTTGGGCATCCGCGCGGCCGGAGCGCCGCTGCTCCTCTATCACGACGCCGACTATCGCGAGCGTGAGGCCGACATCGAGGCCGCGGTCCCCGTGACCTCGCGGCTGGATTCGGCGCGCACGAGGTCACGCCGTGGCTCGGGAGCCGTCGTGCGCGTGCTGCCCGCCGTGAGCAGCGCCGCGTGCCTGGTGTACTCAGGACCTTACGAGCAGCTCCGCAAGCGACTGCGCGGGGTCCGGGACTGGCTCGCGATCCAGGGACTGCGGATGATCGCGCCCTGGCGCGAGGCATACCTTCAATTCCACGCGAGCGCCGCATTCGAGCTGCGGCTTCCGCCCGCCTACCTCACCGAAGAGGCGAAAGAGCTGGTGACCGAGATCCAGGTTCCGATCGTCGCGCCGGCGGCCATGGATGCGCGGGACGCGCGCTGGCGAAGCGGAAAAACCGGCTGA
- the rplS gene encoding 50S ribosomal protein L19 — translation MGLIEKVEAAHLKSGRPDLRPGDTVEVSVRVIEGDKERQQKFRGEIINVRGSGMRKTFTVRKVTEGVGVERTFPLNGPSVADIKVMKHAKVRRAKLFYLRRKAGKAARLADSRQKEEAGTS, via the coding sequence ATGGGCCTGATCGAGAAGGTTGAAGCCGCGCACCTCAAGAGCGGCCGTCCCGATCTTCGTCCCGGCGACACCGTCGAGGTGTCGGTCCGCGTGATCGAAGGCGACAAGGAACGCCAGCAGAAGTTTCGCGGCGAGATCATCAACGTGCGTGGCTCCGGCATGCGCAAGACCTTCACCGTGCGCAAGGTGACCGAAGGCGTCGGTGTGGAGCGCACGTTCCCGCTGAACGGACCTTCGGTGGCCGACATCAAGGTCATGAAGCACGCCAAGGTCCGCCGCGCGAAGCTGTTCTATCTCCGCCGCAAGGCAGGCAAGGCCGCCCGACTGGCCGACTCGCGCCAGAAGGAGGAGGCCGGGACGTCGTGA
- a CDS encoding ribonuclease HII: MTARPAWRRLARTEARLVGEAVAAGVDEAGRGPLAGPVVAAAVILDRGARWEGVDDSKLVPPERRAEIFARVLAGARAFSWSVVGPKAVDRYNIRGASLEAMRRAVHRLRLTPEVVLVDGRDPVPGVACAQHAVIDGDAKLLSVAAASILAKVVRDRIMEGLDRVWPEYGFARHKGYSTPEHLEALRRMGPCPIHRYSFTPVCVLELPLEV, from the coding sequence GTGACCGCAAGGCCCGCCTGGCGGCGCCTCGCGCGCACGGAAGCGCGGCTGGTTGGAGAGGCCGTCGCGGCGGGTGTCGACGAAGCGGGCCGTGGCCCGCTCGCCGGGCCGGTCGTCGCTGCCGCGGTCATCCTCGATCGCGGCGCTCGCTGGGAAGGCGTCGACGACAGCAAGTTGGTCCCGCCGGAGCGGCGGGCCGAGATCTTCGCCCGAGTCCTCGCAGGGGCTCGGGCATTTTCATGGTCGGTCGTGGGGCCCAAGGCGGTGGACCGTTACAACATCCGAGGCGCCAGCCTCGAGGCCATGCGGCGTGCCGTGCATCGGCTGCGCCTGACGCCCGAGGTGGTTCTGGTCGACGGCCGCGATCCGGTGCCCGGCGTCGCCTGCGCGCAGCATGCGGTGATCGACGGCGACGCCAAGCTGCTGTCGGTCGCCGCCGCGTCGATTCTCGCCAAGGTGGTCCGCGACCGCATCATGGAGGGCCTCGACCGCGTATGGCCGGAGTACGGCTTCGCCCGGCACAAGGGCTACAGCACGCCCGAGCACCTTGAAGCGCTGCGGCGGATGGGGCCCTGCCCGATCCACCGCTATTCGTTCACTCCGGTCTGCGTGCTGGAGCTACCCCTCGAAGTGTAG
- a CDS encoding YraN family protein: MGSTGRRGRAAETMAAAYLEIAGFEILERNVRLGGVEIDLLALEQQVQVVVEVKYRSRSDYGGGFGAVDAGKRHRLLRAASVLVARGCSEVRIDVVSVELSADGAELRHVRAAVDA, translated from the coding sequence ATGGGCAGCACGGGAAGGCGAGGGCGGGCCGCGGAGACGATGGCCGCGGCGTATCTCGAGATCGCGGGCTTCGAGATCCTGGAGCGCAACGTTCGGCTCGGGGGCGTGGAGATCGATCTTCTTGCTCTCGAGCAACAGGTTCAGGTGGTGGTCGAGGTGAAGTACCGCTCGCGCTCGGACTACGGCGGTGGTTTCGGCGCCGTCGATGCCGGCAAGCGCCATCGACTGCTGCGCGCCGCATCGGTGCTGGTGGCGCGCGGCTGCTCCGAGGTACGGATCGACGTGGTCTCGGTCGAGCTCTCGGCGGACGGAGCGGAGCTGCGCCACGTGCGCGCCGCGGTCGACGCCTGA
- a CDS encoding glycosyltransferase, translated as MARDLRIGRLRIPTRLTQRWRARLRAQRRWWRARLRNDPGEVLFPTVGQGMVAVHELEGSHEANGPRVAILHATAGSGHKSAAQALAAAIAAGHRGATVREVDTLVFASRLYRSTYAASYNAMAARAPGLWGALYRSWALAPVNKGTAPVRLAVDRLNLRRLVRVVEREHPDAIVCTHFLPVEALSPRRGRGSLRVPLFCVITDFTAHPFWVYPHVDRYFVASDEVADELHRHGVARDRIEVSGIPVHPRFAEPVGRDVAREHFGLDRARPVVLMMGGGSGVGPLAELAERVARLPMRPQVVVVCGNNPRLVARIEQVARASRAGPGDLRALGFTQEVDTLLEASDLLVGKAGGLTCSEAMIKGTPLVIFKPTPGQEVRNAEFLERHGAAVHADTVGEVEMTVSHWLKDGSELDRRRQAARALGRPHAAETIARRVLEAVPEVAGRLA; from the coding sequence ATGGCGCGCGACCTCCGCATCGGGCGGCTTCGCATCCCGACGCGTCTCACCCAGCGCTGGCGCGCGCGACTGCGGGCGCAGCGCCGGTGGTGGCGCGCGCGCCTGCGGAACGATCCCGGAGAGGTGCTGTTCCCGACCGTCGGGCAGGGCATGGTGGCCGTGCACGAGCTCGAAGGCTCGCACGAAGCGAATGGACCGCGGGTCGCCATCCTCCACGCCACCGCCGGCTCGGGTCACAAGAGCGCGGCGCAGGCGCTGGCCGCCGCGATCGCCGCCGGCCATCGCGGCGCCACGGTTCGCGAAGTGGACACGCTGGTGTTCGCGTCCCGACTCTATCGGTCGACCTACGCGGCGTCGTACAACGCGATGGCCGCCCGCGCGCCGGGGCTGTGGGGGGCGCTCTACCGCTCGTGGGCGCTCGCGCCGGTCAACAAGGGGACGGCGCCGGTGCGTCTTGCCGTCGATCGCCTGAACCTGCGCCGACTGGTCCGCGTGGTCGAGCGCGAGCATCCCGACGCGATCGTGTGCACGCACTTCCTGCCGGTCGAAGCGCTGTCGCCGCGCCGTGGCCGCGGATCGCTGCGCGTCCCGCTCTTCTGCGTCATCACCGACTTCACCGCCCATCCGTTCTGGGTCTACCCGCACGTCGACCGTTACTTCGTCGCCAGCGACGAGGTGGCCGACGAGCTCCATCGGCACGGCGTGGCGCGCGATCGCATCGAAGTGAGCGGAATTCCCGTTCATCCGCGCTTCGCCGAGCCGGTGGGCCGCGATGTCGCGCGCGAGCACTTCGGACTCGATCGCGCGCGTCCCGTGGTGCTGATGATGGGTGGAGGGAGCGGCGTCGGACCGCTGGCGGAGCTCGCCGAGCGGGTCGCGCGGCTTCCCATGCGTCCCCAGGTCGTGGTGGTGTGCGGCAACAACCCGCGGCTGGTGGCCCGCATCGAGCAGGTCGCGCGTGCGAGCCGGGCCGGCCCGGGCGACCTGCGCGCGCTCGGTTTCACGCAGGAGGTCGACACCCTGCTCGAAGCCAGCGACCTGCTGGTCGGCAAGGCGGGAGGGCTGACCTGCTCCGAAGCGATGATCAAGGGCACCCCGCTCGTCATCTTCAAGCCCACGCCGGGACAGGAAGTGCGCAACGCGGAGTTCCTCGAGCGCCACGGCGCGGCGGTCCACGCCGACACGGTCGGGGAGGTGGAGATGACGGTGAGCCACTGGCTGAAGGATGGCTCCGAGCTCGATCGCCGCCGTCAGGCGGCTCGCGCTCTGGGACGACCCCATGCCGCGGAGACCATCGCTCGCCGCGTGCTGGAGGCGGTGCCCGAAGTCGCCGGGAGACTCGCGTGA